The Eurosta solidaginis isolate ZX-2024a chromosome 4, ASM4086904v1, whole genome shotgun sequence genome includes a window with the following:
- the LOC137247541 gene encoding putative nuclease HARBI1, with product MPRLSEKLKLKRLYKDILVNDLLMLEISDENDENKKRKEDEIWEDFTFAMVAFTEIRYGCDFVHHSVAKSHQFLQDVWPDLDERRFRTIARVSRSTFQVLYDLIKDDEIFNGPRSCKQFSLETQLLVVLYRLGSSGEGATISKIASLFGVSDGGAIQNMTNRIFQAILKVRQQFVYWPDSAERQSLVAETFDELPHCIGYVDGTEIKLAEKPLDDPEAYFSRKHVYSLKAQAVCDYKLRIRHLVLGFPGSVHDARIYNNCSLVTQASSLFTGAQWLAGDSAYKLTSTVITPYRSTSTEMTSHERNAFNRQFSQYRIRIEHCYGILKERFNSLKELRVTIRNDESVKFACRWILVCAILHNIVIQQKDDNIDITDITEGDIGGEDEEGPETPNWSSSEDEAKRRAILTFMHASH from the exons atgccaagattaagtgaaaaattaaaactaaaacgtctctacaaagatattcttgtaaatgacttgctgatgttggagatttctgatgaaaatgacg agaataaaaaaaggaaagaggACGAAATTTGGGAGGATTTCACGTTTGCTATGGTAGCGTTCACTGAGATAAGGTATGGGTGTGACTTTGTTCACCATTCCGTCGCTAAATCTCACCAGTTTTTGCAAGACGTATGGCCTGACTTAGATGAAAGAAGGTTTCGAACAATTGCTCGAGTTAGCCGCTCAACGTTCCAAGTGTTGTATGACTTGATCAAGGACGACGAAATATTCAACGGTCCGCGCTCTTGCAAGCAGTTCTCGCTAGAAACGCAACTTTTAGTTGTTTTATATCGCCTGGGCTCAAGTGGAGAGGGTGCCACGATAAGCAAAATTGCGAGTTTGTTTGGTGTTAGCGATGGCGGAGCAATACAG AACATGACGAACAGAATATTTCAAGCCATTTTGAAGGTGAGACAGCAGTTTGTGTACTGGCCAGACAGTGCTGAGCGTCAAAGTTTAGTAGCTGAAACTTTTGACGAGTTGCCCCACTGTATTGGCTATGTTGATGGCACTGAAATAAAGTTAGCCGAGAAACCGCTTGACGATCCGGAAGCTTACTTTTCTAGGAAGCATGTGTATTCATTGAAAGCGCAGGCTGTGTGCGACTATAAGCTACGAATCCGTCATTTGGTGCTCGGCTTCCCTGGAAGCGTCCACGATGCCAGAATATACAACAATTGTAGTTTAGTGACCCAAGCTTCAAGCTTGTTTACAGGTGCACAATGGCTGGCAGGCGACAGTGCTTATAAATTAACAAGTACTGTTATAACCCCCTACAGATCCACCTCTACAGAAATGACTTCGCATGAGCGAAATGCATTTAACCGCCAATTTAGCCAATATCGAATAAGAATTGAGCATTGTTATGGTATATTGAAGGAGCGCTTTAACAGTTTAAAAGAGCTCAGAGTTACGATACGAAATGATGAGTCGGTTAAATTTGCTTGTAGGTGGATACTAGTATGTGCAATTCTACACAACATTGTCATACAGCAAAAAGACGATAACATTGACATAACCGACATAACTGAGGGTGATATTGGTGGCGAGGATGAAGAGGGGCCTGAAACACCAAATTGGTCTAGCAGCGAGGATGAAGCAAAACGGCGTGCTATTCTAACTTTTATGCACGCATCACATTAA